One genomic region from bacterium encodes:
- a CDS encoding sulfotransferase domain-containing protein: protein MRSLRFGLSRLATVGGFAPLPDRQRLAAGRWLRGWGESLLLEGAHGAVVSYGKSGRTWLRLMLSRFYERRHGLPAGSFFEYDNLNRQDAEIPILFFTHGNYLRDYTGHFDDLAEDFRDRPVLLLVRDPRDIAVSQYFQWANRMSPHKKWLNRYPADGRALTIWEFVADHEAGLERAIAFLNAWSRAAEELESIEVVRYEDLRAEPVATLERALRFLGADPQPDEVQDAVEYARFDNMRRLEDESLLSAAGSRLLPGERGRSDSYKVRRAKVGGWRDYFDADQIAELDARVKAGLRPGFGYGPGDSSADAESERCAGR from the coding sequence ATGCGCTCCCTTCGTTTCGGACTCTCGCGCCTGGCCACCGTCGGGGGATTCGCTCCCCTACCCGACCGCCAGCGTCTGGCCGCCGGCAGGTGGCTGAGAGGCTGGGGCGAGTCCCTGCTCCTCGAGGGGGCCCACGGGGCCGTCGTGTCCTACGGCAAGAGCGGCCGCACGTGGTTGCGCTTGATGCTGTCGCGCTTCTACGAACGCCGGCACGGCCTGCCGGCGGGATCGTTTTTCGAGTACGACAACCTGAACCGCCAGGACGCCGAGATCCCGATCCTCTTCTTCACGCACGGCAACTATCTCCGGGACTACACCGGCCACTTCGACGATCTCGCCGAGGACTTTCGCGACCGGCCCGTGCTCCTGCTGGTCCGTGATCCCCGCGACATCGCGGTGTCCCAGTATTTCCAGTGGGCGAATCGCATGAGCCCCCACAAGAAGTGGCTGAACCGCTATCCGGCCGACGGTCGTGCGCTCACGATCTGGGAGTTCGTGGCGGATCACGAGGCGGGCCTCGAGCGGGCGATCGCGTTCCTCAACGCCTGGAGTCGAGCCGCCGAGGAGCTCGAGTCGATCGAGGTCGTTCGCTACGAGGATCTTCGCGCGGAGCCCGTGGCGACGCTCGAGCGTGCGCTGCGCTTCCTCGGAGCCGATCCCCAACCGGACGAGGTGCAGGACGCCGTCGAGTACGCGAGGTTCGACAACATGCGACGCCTCGAGGACGAGTCGCTGCTGTCGGCCGCGGGAAGTCGGCTCCTGCCAGGCGAGCGCGGCCGGAGCGACTCCTACAAGGTGCGTCGCGCCAAGGTCGGGGGCTGGCGGGACTACTTCGATGCCGATCAGATCGCGGAGCTCGACGCACGCGTGAAGGCGGGGCTGCGGCCCGGCTTCGGCTACGGTCCGGGCGATTCGAGCGCCGACGCCGAATCCGAGCGATGCGCGGGTCGATGA
- a CDS encoding 2OG-Fe(II) oxygenase, whose product MSDLIDIPALEGAKAETEPVPYLVVPKFLRPEALEGISNDFPHVTEPRNHAVGKLEYGPVFAELLEQLAEEEWIRILGAKLGVEDLHELPSNTTVRGLSEASDGNIHTDHWSKVVTVLIYPNTEWTAEGGRLRMLNSATDLDDYATEVVPADGTLLAFRRSPRSFHGHARYVGPRKLIQISWLRRSPLARASQGIARFGTHLSKRLGLHPDS is encoded by the coding sequence GTGAGTGACCTGATCGATATCCCGGCCCTCGAAGGGGCGAAGGCGGAAACGGAGCCCGTTCCCTACCTCGTGGTCCCGAAGTTCCTGCGCCCCGAGGCGCTGGAGGGCATCTCGAACGACTTTCCGCACGTCACCGAGCCGCGCAACCACGCGGTCGGCAAGCTCGAATACGGTCCGGTCTTCGCCGAGCTGCTCGAGCAGCTCGCCGAGGAGGAGTGGATTCGCATTCTCGGTGCGAAGCTCGGCGTCGAGGACCTGCATGAGCTGCCGTCCAACACGACGGTCCGCGGCCTGAGTGAAGCCAGTGACGGCAATATCCACACGGATCACTGGAGCAAGGTCGTGACGGTGCTGATCTACCCGAACACGGAGTGGACGGCGGAAGGCGGCCGCCTCCGGATGCTCAACTCGGCGACCGACCTGGATGACTACGCGACCGAAGTCGTCCCGGCCGACGGCACCCTGCTCGCCTTCCGGCGATCGCCCCGATCGTTTCACGGCCACGCCCGCTACGTCGGTCCGAGGAAGCTGATCCAGATCAGCTGGCTGCGCCGAAGCCCGCTGGCGCGCGCCTCGCAGGGCATCGCGCGCTTCGGTACGCATCTGTCGAAGCGCCTGGGCCTGCATCCGGACAGCTAG
- a CDS encoding OmpA family protein, giving the protein MQISRSHPFPRVTGSAHGFVTPWIVGVSLIAFALGSVSCASSGTSIADAQVFAENAAVASLNTQLETARAAGHDVLAPDGVNAASELLDQAIAEAREGNQTGAGKFAEKGLARLAKAAEDSETASEALRDVLAARRRAAEAGAESLLSDRWEEAEEQLVESASLIEEGDLEGAMDETPELIEAYSALELEALESDATALARAAIDAARDADAKDYAPQTFKRARKELEIATGILETDRSRVEAANVHARQASAFAARSQYIAALAKEFERRDYDREEVILWYQEQLSEVAKPLGDEIAFTQPNHEVITGTRLRIEELLAASEQIEEVALAVQAETLEAEARLAMESAQEARYDRVQRLFSEDEAVVSRRGKNVVLSTYGFEFAVGDSEIGSSNFPLLNKISQAIEEFGDPSIIVSGHTDATGSDSLNQRLSTERAKKVGDFLVQIGKLEPARVSTRGLGETQPLASNETVAGRARNRRIEILIVNDPKDLMGSDLPAVSGAPPSN; this is encoded by the coding sequence ATGCAGATTTCCCGATCCCACCCGTTCCCGCGCGTGACCGGATCAGCACACGGATTCGTCACCCCGTGGATCGTCGGGGTTTCCCTGATCGCGTTCGCCCTGGGCTCCGTGTCGTGTGCCTCGAGCGGGACGTCCATTGCCGACGCGCAGGTCTTCGCCGAGAACGCGGCGGTCGCCAGCCTGAACACGCAGCTCGAGACGGCCCGCGCCGCCGGCCACGACGTACTCGCCCCCGACGGCGTGAACGCGGCCAGTGAGCTCCTCGACCAGGCCATCGCCGAGGCCCGCGAGGGCAATCAGACCGGCGCCGGCAAATTCGCCGAGAAGGGTCTGGCCCGACTCGCCAAGGCGGCCGAGGACTCCGAGACGGCTTCGGAAGCCCTGCGCGACGTGTTGGCCGCGCGTCGGCGCGCCGCCGAAGCAGGCGCCGAGAGTCTCTTGAGTGATCGCTGGGAGGAGGCCGAGGAGCAGCTCGTCGAGTCGGCCAGCCTGATCGAGGAAGGAGACCTCGAGGGCGCGATGGACGAGACGCCCGAGCTCATCGAAGCGTACTCGGCCCTCGAGCTCGAGGCGCTGGAGTCGGATGCCACCGCGCTGGCCCGCGCCGCGATCGACGCCGCGCGCGACGCGGATGCCAAGGACTATGCGCCGCAGACGTTCAAGCGTGCGAGGAAGGAGCTCGAGATCGCGACCGGCATCCTCGAGACCGACCGAAGTCGCGTCGAGGCCGCCAACGTTCACGCCCGGCAGGCCTCCGCCTTCGCCGCCCGGAGCCAGTACATCGCGGCGCTCGCGAAGGAATTCGAACGGCGCGACTACGACCGCGAAGAGGTGATCCTCTGGTACCAGGAGCAGCTCTCCGAGGTCGCGAAGCCGCTCGGTGACGAGATCGCGTTCACGCAGCCCAATCACGAAGTGATCACCGGAACCCGCCTGCGCATCGAGGAGCTCCTCGCGGCCAGTGAGCAGATCGAAGAGGTCGCGCTCGCCGTGCAGGCCGAGACGCTGGAGGCCGAGGCCCGGCTCGCGATGGAGTCCGCGCAAGAGGCGCGCTACGACCGGGTCCAGCGACTCTTCAGCGAAGACGAGGCCGTCGTTTCGCGTCGCGGCAAGAACGTCGTGCTCTCGACGTACGGCTTCGAATTCGCGGTGGGTGACAGCGAGATCGGGTCCTCGAACTTCCCGCTCCTGAACAAGATCTCGCAGGCCATCGAGGAGTTCGGCGATCCCTCGATCATCGTGAGCGGGCACACGGACGCGACCGGGAGCGACTCGCTCAACCAGCGCCTGTCCACGGAGCGCGCCAAGAAGGTCGGCGACTTCCTCGTGCAGATCGGCAAGCTCGAACCCGCTCGCGTGAGCACCCGCGGTCTGGGCGAGACGCAGCCCCTCGCGTCGAACGAGACGGTCGCGGGACGAGCACGCAACCGACGCATCGAGATCCTGATCGTGAACGATCCGAAAGATCTCATGGGCAGCGACCTGCCGGCCGTGAGTGGCGCACCGCCGTCGAACTGA
- a CDS encoding arylsulfatase gives MIRFDRGLVLAITAQLACALLACAMPMNGGHPSTAISPSLPATSTPSRPNVVILLADDLGWRDVGYHGARIETPNIDALAREGVELDRFYVQPVCTPTRAALMTGRSPVRSGLAFGVTRPWDYFGLPVGERLLSEAFGEAGYQTAIVGKWHLGHGHEMYTPNRRGFDHFYGHLLGALDYYTHSRAGGIDWQRNGETIREEGYATDLLGDEAARLIAERDPARPLFLYVPFNAPHSPMQAPQELVERYADLSSAPHLRAHDDFLEKVAARLGLPLEAASKILDPPGEAPRAVFAAMVHRLDLAVGEILGALEAEGIADDTIVLFFSDNGGHVSLGASNAPLRGEKSTVFEGGIRVPAALRWPAGLRGGRTVEQTLTVMDVFPTLLAAAGVEDAGTAQLDGFDRWAQIEGAEPEAPGEIFFGANGVLGRQEAIRAGRWKLIRDRGFGTGPPEILLFDVEADPLEKVDRAADEETRVADLEARLDRWVALHPPGGTLGVHWPHPSWIPPSDYNAALRRDTPVGTSGEATPRRPAPSRD, from the coding sequence ATGATTCGGTTCGATCGCGGACTCGTCCTCGCCATCACGGCGCAGCTGGCCTGCGCGCTCCTGGCGTGTGCGATGCCCATGAACGGCGGACACCCCTCGACCGCGATTTCCCCCTCGCTCCCGGCGACATCGACCCCGTCCCGTCCGAACGTCGTGATCCTGCTCGCGGACGACCTCGGCTGGCGCGACGTCGGCTACCACGGCGCCCGGATCGAGACGCCCAACATCGACGCGCTCGCCCGCGAAGGCGTCGAGCTCGATCGATTCTACGTCCAGCCCGTCTGCACGCCGACGCGGGCCGCCCTGATGACGGGTCGCTCGCCCGTGCGTTCGGGGCTCGCGTTCGGCGTCACGCGTCCGTGGGACTACTTCGGGCTGCCCGTCGGCGAGCGGCTGCTCTCCGAGGCCTTCGGCGAGGCGGGCTACCAGACCGCGATCGTCGGGAAATGGCACCTCGGTCACGGGCACGAGATGTACACGCCGAATCGGCGAGGATTCGACCACTTCTACGGTCATCTTCTCGGGGCGCTCGACTACTACACGCATTCGCGCGCGGGCGGGATCGACTGGCAGCGAAACGGCGAGACGATCCGCGAAGAGGGATACGCCACGGATCTCCTCGGCGACGAAGCGGCGCGGCTGATCGCCGAGCGCGATCCCGCGCGGCCACTCTTCCTCTACGTTCCCTTCAACGCGCCCCATAGTCCCATGCAAGCGCCACAGGAGCTCGTCGAGCGCTACGCGGACCTCTCGAGTGCGCCCCATCTTCGCGCCCACGACGACTTTCTCGAGAAGGTGGCGGCTCGCCTGGGGCTCCCCCTCGAGGCGGCCTCGAAGATCCTCGATCCGCCCGGCGAGGCACCGCGCGCGGTCTTCGCGGCGATGGTCCACCGCCTCGACCTCGCCGTCGGCGAGATTCTCGGTGCGCTCGAAGCGGAAGGGATCGCCGACGACACGATCGTGTTGTTCTTCTCCGACAACGGGGGGCATGTGTCGCTCGGTGCGAGCAATGCACCGCTCCGCGGGGAGAAGTCGACCGTCTTCGAGGGCGGCATTCGCGTCCCGGCCGCCCTGCGCTGGCCCGCAGGACTTCGCGGCGGGAGGACGGTCGAGCAGACGCTTACGGTGATGGACGTGTTTCCCACGCTGCTCGCGGCGGCGGGTGTCGAGGACGCCGGGACCGCGCAGCTCGACGGCTTCGATCGGTGGGCCCAGATCGAGGGCGCCGAGCCCGAGGCGCCGGGAGAGATCTTCTTCGGCGCGAACGGCGTGCTCGGACGCCAGGAGGCGATCCGAGCCGGCCGTTGGAAGCTGATCCGCGATCGCGGCTTCGGAACCGGACCGCCGGAGATCCTGCTCTTCGACGTCGAAGCCGATCCGCTCGAGAAGGTGGATCGAGCGGCCGACGAAGAGACGCGGGTCGCCGACCTCGAAGCGCGCCTCGATCGCTGGGTGGCCCTGCATCCCCCGGGCGGCACGCTCGGCGTCCACTGGCCCCACCCGAGCTGGATCCCCCCGAGCGACTACAACGCGGCGCTGCGACGAGACACGCCGGTGGGCACCTCGGGCGAGGCGACGCCGCGGCGGCCGGCCCCCTCTCGCGACTGA
- a CDS encoding amidase family protein — MCMRRGGPSGNPRDDDAFMATASAASVFTALFNMTGQPAMSTPRPTTDSGFPVGVMFAGRHGDEATLYRLTGQLERAQPWIDRSLPELV, encoded by the coding sequence GTGTGCATGCGCCGCGGAGGCCCGTCCGGGAATCCCCGCGACGACGACGCGTTCATGGCGACCGCGAGCGCGGCCTCGGTCTTCACCGCGCTCTTCAACATGACCGGACAGCCGGCCATGTCCACGCCACGCCCGACGACCGATTCGGGCTTCCCGGTCGGCGTGATGTTCGCCGGCCGGCACGGGGACGAAGCGACGCTCTACCGTCTGACAGGCCAGCTCGAACGGGCGCAGCCCTGGATCGACCGAAGTCTGCCGGAGCTCGTCTAA
- a CDS encoding alpha/beta fold hydrolase yields MPDYSFEATSRFVDLPEGRLHYHEAGDGPCVLLLHGSGPGVRGWANFEKNLPVFAESFRCLIIDFPGYGDSDAVAGDPMSTCVGAAVGLLDALGIDRAHLIGNSLGGVIGSLVAAQHPERVDRFVSIGGMGMNVFSPFPAEGMRLLSAFAEEPSRERLIDWLHSMVYDPALVTDALIEERFAQAMEPKTLATTQAIYTKQALGAIAQGRRTNPTAALAHLAAIQAPTLLTWGRDDRVTPLDGSLVPMRLVPNCELHVFPDCGHWVMIECKEGFESLVLSFLQRS; encoded by the coding sequence ATGCCGGACTACAGCTTCGAAGCGACCAGCCGATTCGTGGACCTTCCCGAAGGACGACTCCACTACCACGAAGCAGGCGACGGCCCCTGCGTCCTCCTGCTCCATGGGTCTGGCCCGGGGGTGCGCGGCTGGGCGAACTTCGAGAAGAACCTGCCGGTGTTCGCCGAATCGTTCCGGTGCCTGATCATCGACTTTCCTGGCTACGGCGACAGCGACGCGGTGGCGGGTGATCCGATGTCGACGTGCGTCGGCGCGGCGGTGGGACTGCTCGACGCGCTCGGAATCGACCGCGCCCACCTGATCGGGAACTCGCTCGGCGGTGTGATCGGCTCCCTCGTCGCGGCGCAGCATCCGGAGCGGGTCGACCGCTTCGTGAGCATCGGTGGCATGGGCATGAACGTCTTCTCGCCATTCCCCGCCGAAGGCATGCGGCTCCTGTCGGCCTTCGCGGAGGAACCCAGCCGGGAGCGGCTGATCGACTGGCTCCACTCCATGGTCTACGACCCCGCGCTCGTGACCGACGCGCTGATCGAAGAGCGCTTCGCGCAGGCGATGGAGCCGAAGACGCTCGCCACCACGCAGGCCATCTACACGAAGCAGGCGCTCGGCGCGATCGCGCAGGGGCGGCGCACGAACCCGACGGCGGCCCTGGCCCATCTCGCCGCCATCCAGGCGCCGACGCTGCTCACCTGGGGTCGGGACGACCGCGTGACGCCGCTGGACGGAAGCCTGGTTCCGATGCGCCTCGTGCCGAACTGCGAGCTCCACGTCTTTCCGGACTGTGGCCACTGGGTGATGATCGAATGCAAGGAGGGATTCGAGTCCCTCGTGCTGTCCTTCCTGCAGCGGAGCTGA
- a CDS encoding SDR family oxidoreductase, translating into MKACVLTGAGGAIGGAIARSLVDDGWRVLGLDLAFRDDDGEPPPLSERVVCDLTDEARLRDCLRALAEVEPVRGLVNCAGHYPVEAFAESDSTSWRQQIDVNFLAPAITCHALLPGMIDAGWGRIVNITSDSSRTGASRLAVYAGTKGGLLSFSKSLAQEVGRTGVTVNCVSPGTIEVPTTDLDMAAKLARKIPVGRLGVPDDVAAAVAFLMSDAAEYITGEVLSVGGGLTMAS; encoded by the coding sequence ATGAAAGCCTGTGTCCTCACCGGCGCCGGTGGCGCCATCGGCGGCGCGATCGCGCGCTCCCTCGTCGACGATGGCTGGCGAGTCCTCGGCCTCGACCTCGCCTTCCGCGACGACGACGGGGAGCCGCCGCCCCTGTCCGAACGCGTCGTCTGCGACCTGACCGACGAGGCCCGGCTCCGGGACTGCCTGCGCGCCCTCGCCGAGGTCGAGCCCGTTCGCGGCCTCGTCAACTGCGCGGGGCACTATCCCGTCGAGGCATTCGCGGAGAGCGACTCGACCTCCTGGCGCCAGCAGATCGACGTGAACTTTCTCGCCCCCGCGATCACCTGTCACGCTCTGCTCCCCGGGATGATCGACGCGGGATGGGGACGCATCGTGAACATCACCTCGGACTCGAGTCGAACCGGCGCGTCGCGCCTGGCGGTCTACGCGGGGACCAAGGGCGGGCTGCTCAGCTTCTCGAAGAGCCTCGCCCAGGAGGTCGGCCGAACGGGCGTGACGGTCAACTGCGTATCGCCGGGCACGATCGAGGTCCCGACCACCGACCTGGACATGGCCGCCAAGCTCGCCCGCAAGATCCCGGTCGGCCGCCTCGGCGTCCCCGACGACGTGGCTGCCGCCGTGGCGTTCCTGATGAGCGACGCCGCCGAGTACATCACGGGCGAAGTCCTGTCCGTCGGGGGCGGACTCACGATGGCGAGCTGA
- a CDS encoding DUF3014 domain-containing protein, translated as MIAQIEPILGAALRELGTQEAPRAIVIEAIDRALEAPEPPRNPVLVQPTVLYPYADTALEAVPPLDKQLMRLGPQNHTRMRVYLTDLRRAIFDAATNAP; from the coding sequence TTGATCGCGCAAATCGAGCCGATCCTCGGGGCGGCTCTCCGCGAACTCGGGACCCAGGAGGCGCCGCGCGCGATCGTGATCGAGGCGATCGACCGCGCCCTCGAGGCGCCCGAGCCGCCACGCAACCCGGTGCTCGTCCAGCCCACGGTGCTCTACCCGTACGCGGACACGGCGCTCGAGGCGGTGCCCCCGCTCGACAAACAGCTGATGCGGCTCGGACCGCAGAACCACACGCGCATGCGGGTCTATCTGACGGATCTTCGACGGGCGATCTTCGACGCCGCGACGAACGCGCCGTAG